AACACTTGGAAGCTCATCGCCTTTGGCCGCACTGCCGACGGCTCGCAGTATTTGCCCGAGCTTCATAGTACCATTCCGGAGAACAAATCATCGAGGTTCTTAATTCAGTTTTTGAGCAGCGGAGAGGTGCATATCACCTTGGCCTTCAATCGAGGCTTTGGTCGCTATCACGCCAACGGCGATCGTATTCGCATCACCTATATCGGCGGCACGGAAATGAGCGAAACAGACGACGGCCATAAGTACCGCAACGCCCTCAACCGCTCCGAGCGCTTCAAGCTGACCGCCGACGGGACGCGGCTGAAGATCTTCTATAACGAGGGGCGCAGCTACTTGCTCTTCCGCACCGCACCCGAGCTGATCGGCAAAACGCCACCCGCCGCCCTACTCGGTCGGTGGACACTCGTCGAACAACAGAATGGCCGCGCCAGACCCACCATCTATCCGCCGGGACAGCACGTCCTCACCCTCCGCGCCGACGGCATCGCCGAGCTGACAGGTCTGACGTTCTTCGGAGAGGGTAATACGTTGCACTACATCTTCCACCCGTGGAACAAGCGGGAGTACATCACCATCGGCGGCACGGAATACCGCTACATCTTGAATGCCGACGAGCTTTGGCTGTCGAACCACTACGAATCGGACGGCGGCCCGGCGTATTCTTTCCGGCGGATGTAGCCACGCCCACCATCATCGCATCACTTTAGCATCCGCCCGAAGTAAGCCTCCCCGTCATGCGACATTCTGAGGAGCCTGCGTGCCAGCGGGCCCGTCATGCGACATTCTGGGGAGCCTGCGTGCCAGCGGACCCGTCATGCCGCATTTTGAGGAGCCTGCGTGCCAGCGGGCCCGTCATGCGACATTCTGGGGAGCCTGCGTGCCAGCGGGCCCGTCATGCGACATTTTGAGGAGCCTGCGTGCCAGCGAGCCCGTCATGCGACATTTTGAGGAGCCTGCGTGCCAGCGGGCCCGTCATGCGACATTCTGGGGAGCCTGCGTGCCAGCGAGCCCGTCATGCGACATTTTGAGGAGCCTGCGAGCCAGCGGGCCCGTCATGCGACATTCTGAGGAGCCTGCGTGCCAGCGAGCCCGTCATGCCGCATTTTGAGGAGCCTGCGACCCAGCGGGCCCGTCATGCGGCATGACGAGGAATAATAAGCAGCGGGTACAGCCTTCCGTATGAAATTTATGGCCCATCAGGAATGATTTGTCCGTCATTCTTGATGGGCCATAAAAACAAAGCCGGGTACATAATGGGAACGCCCCCACATGTACCCGGTTTAACTTCGCTGGCGGCCGAAGCTGCCTCCGGCCTAACTCCACTTTTCGTTTCTCTGTCAGCCGTTCGACCGACGCCGCGGCACACGCCGCTTGGGCTTGTCGGCCGCCTCGGCAATGATCCGACGGCAATCCTCCAGCGTGAGATCAGCCGGGACAACGTCTTTCGGAAGCCGATAGTTCGACCCCTCGAAGGCGATGTACGCGCCATAGCGACCGTTGAGGATCTCCAGCCCCGGCTCTTCGGCGAACGTTTTGATGTGTCGCTGCGACTCCTTCGTGCGTTTCTCTTCGATCAGCGCGATGGCCTCGTCGGGCGTGATGGAAGTCGGTTCGAGCGGCTTGGGGATGGAAACGAAGAGGCCGTCGAAGCGGACAAAAGGCCCGAAGCGCCCCGTGGCGGCCACCATCTCTTTGCCCTCATATTCGCCGATGACGCGCGGCAACTTGAACAGCTCCAGTGCCTCCTCGAGCGTGATGGTTTCGATGGACTGCGTCTTCATCAGTGAAGCGAAACGCGGCTTCGCGGCCGACTTGTTGTCCGGATCCGGCTGCCCGATCTGCGCCACGGGGCCGTAGCGCCCGATCTTGACTGAGACCGGCTGCCCGCTCTTGGGATCGATGCCTAACTGGCGCTCGCCCGCCCGATGATCCGTGCGCATGGCCAGCGTCTTCTCCACGATCGGGTGGAAGAATTTGTAGAAGCGATCCATCGCTTCGGTCCATTCCATCGTGCCCTCCGCAATGGCGTCAAACTCCTTCTCCACGTTGGCCGTGAAGTGGTAATCGATCACCTCGGGGAAGGACTCGGTGAGGAAGTCGTTGACCACCGTGCCCACGTCCGTCGGCAGCAGTTTGTTGCGGTCGGCGCCTACCGTTTCTCGTTTCACCTCCTCCGCGATCTCGCCGTCCGTGAGCGTCAGCACGCGGAACTTCCGCTCCTCGCCCGGCTTATCGCCACGCACCACATACTCGCGGTTCTGGATCGTCTGGATCGTCGGTGCATACGTCGAGGGGCGGCCGATCCCAAGCTCCTCCATGCGATGCACCAGCCCGGCCTCGGTGTATCGGGGTGGACGCTGCGTAAAGCGCTCCGTGGCGATGATCTCGCGAGCCGTGAGGCGGTCGCCAACGTTCACCGTGGGCAGCAGTTTCGTTTCCTGCTCCGGCGCATCGGCCTCGTCGTCCGTACTCTCGCGATAGACGCGCAGGAAGCCGTCGAACTTGATCACCTCGCCCACGGCCACGAACTTGTCCGTGAGTCCTCCGATACCGATCGAGACCGTCGTGCGCTCCAGTTCGGCGTCAGCCATCTGGCAGGCTATGGTACGTTTATAGATCAGGTCGTACAGCTTCATCTCTTGTGCGCCGGCACTGATCGTTGGCGCCTGCATGTTGGTGGGACGAATGGCCTCGTGTGCCTCCTGTGCACCCTTGCTCTTGGTGTGGTAGTGGCGCAGGCGGTGAT
The sequence above is drawn from the Tannerella serpentiformis genome and encodes:
- the topA gene encoding type I DNA topoisomerase, which produces MQKNLVIVESPAKAKTIEKFLGKDYRVMSSYGHIRDLSTKELGIDVAHDFKPQYVVPEEKKKLVAELKKASQDAREVLLASDEDREGEAIAWHLSEALELSPDRTQRIVFHEITKPAILHALDTPRGIDINLVNAQQARRVLDRIVGFELSPVLWRKVKPALSAGRVQSVAVRLIVEREREIARFVSEASFRVVASFLLPDGKTLLKAELNRRLKDRDEAEAFLRACQRPEAAFTIEDTTKRPVKKSPAPPFTTSTLQQEAARKLGFSVAQTMMVAQRLYESGFITYMRTDSFNLSDMALTASRQAITEEYGERYHRLRHYHTKSKGAQEAHEAIRPTNMQAPTISAGAQEMKLYDLIYKRTIACQMADAELERTTVSIGIGGLTDKFVAVGEVIKFDGFLRVYRESTDDEADAPEQETKLLPTVNVGDRLTAREIIATERFTQRPPRYTEAGLVHRMEELGIGRPSTYAPTIQTIQNREYVVRGDKPGEERKFRVLTLTDGEIAEEVKRETVGADRNKLLPTDVGTVVNDFLTESFPEVIDYHFTANVEKEFDAIAEGTMEWTEAMDRFYKFFHPIVEKTLAMRTDHRAGERQLGIDPKSGQPVSVKIGRYGPVAQIGQPDPDNKSAAKPRFASLMKTQSIETITLEEALELFKLPRVIGEYEGKEMVAATGRFGPFVRFDGLFVSIPKPLEPTSITPDEAIALIEEKRTKESQRHIKTFAEEPGLEILNGRYGAYIAFEGSNYRLPKDVVPADLTLEDCRRIIAEAADKPKRRVPRRRSNG